The nucleotide sequence TCGGCGCCGAGCGCCGACTGGGCGCCCAGCAGGCGGGCCACCCGCCCGTCCAGTGCGTCCAGGATGGCCGCCGCCGCAATCAGCGCCATCGCCGGAATCGGCTGACGCTCGAGCGCGAACTTGATCGACGTCAATCCGGCGCACATCGACAGGACCGTCATCGCGCTCGGCAGGAGTTGCAGGCTCATGGTCCGCCTGCCCCGGCGTTTGTCGATCACGGCAGCTCCGCCAGCATGGTCTCGCCGGCGATCGCGCGCTGGCCGAGTTTGACCGCCGACTCGGTGCCCGGCGGCAGGTAGGTGTCCAGCCGGGAACCGAACCGGATCAGGCCGTAGGTGTCGCCGATCGACAGCTTGTCCCCGACGTGGGCGTCGCACACGATGCGGCGCGCCAGCAGCCCGGCGATCTGCACCACGACGACGTCCTCACCACTGGGAGTGCGGATCCGCAGGCTGGCCCGCTCGTTTTCGGTGCTCGCCTCGGGCAGATCCGCCGAGCCGAATCGGCCTGGCCGGTATTGCTTGTCGATCACCTCGCCGCTCACCGGCGCGCGCTGCACGTGAGCGTCCAGCAGCGACAGGAAGATGCTGACGCGTGGCAGCGGAGTGTCGCCCATGCCGAGTTCGGCGGGTGGTGCCGCGGAGTCGATCACGCAGACGATGCCGTCGGCGGGGGCGACGACGGCCCCGGGCCTCGACGGCGGCACCCGCGGCGGATGGCGGAAGAAGCCGGCGCAGGCACCGGCGGCCAGCAGGCCCGTGCGGCGCACCCACCGGTAGTCGCGCCCCAGGAGCGCCACGCCCAGCCCGGCGGCGATGAACGGCCGGCCGGCCGGGTGAATCGGCGGAATGGTCGAGCGGACCAACTCCAGCATGTGCTGCGGGCCGCCAGTGCGGGGGCGTCTAGCCACGCGGTCATCCTACGTAGCTGACCGGGTCTAGGAGCGATCGCAAGCGCGGCGAAGCCGGGCGAAGCGGGTCACGACCCAATTTCGGAGCGATCGCAAGCGCGGCGAAGCCGGGCGAAGCGGGTCACGACCCAATTTAGGTGAGGTCCCAGACGTCCAGCTGGGTTCCGGCCGACACTTCCACGACATCCTCGGGGATGTCCAGCAGCCCGTTGGCGGAAGCCAGCCAGCGCAAGTGGTGCGACGCCGGTGGGCCGTAGCTGGTGACGCTGCCGGTGTCGGCGTCGAGGATCGCACGCCGGAACTGTCGTTTGCCCCGCGGCGAGGTCAGCGACTCGGCCAGCACGGCGGGCCGCCGCGGCCGGTGCGGGTCCGGCAGACCCATGGCTGTGCGCAGCGCGGGCCGGATGAACACCTCGAACGACACCAGCGCGCTGACCGGGTTGCCGGGCAGCGTGACGATCGTGGTGGCGGCCCCATTTATTTGCAGACGCCCGATGCCCTGCGGCATTCCGGGCTGCATGGCCACCTTGACGAACTCCACGCCTTGCTCCCCGGCACGGCCGAAAGCGTCTTTGACGACCTCGTAGGCGCCGGCGCTGACGCCCCCGCTGGTGATGATCAGATCGGCGTCCGCGGCGTAGCGGTCCAGGATCGAACTGAACTGCTCGACGTCATCGCCGGCGGTCGCGGTGGCGATCACGGCCGCGCCGGCGTCGCGGACCGCACCGGCCAGCATGACCGAGTTCGACTCGTAGATCTGCCCCGGGCGCAGCGGGTCGCCGGCCGACACCAGCTCCGACCCGGTGGATATCACCAGCACCCGCTGGCGCGGCAGCACCGGCAGCTCGGCCATCCCCAGCGCGGCGGCCAGCCCCAGCGTCGCCGGGGTCACGATCTGTCCCTTGCGCAGCACGGTGGTGCCGGCGGCGACGTCCTCACCGGCTAACCGGATGTGCTTGCCGGACGCGGGCGCCTCGCGGATCGCAACCGACTCGACCCCGCCGTCGGTGGCTTCGACCGGCACGACGGCCGTCGCCCCGGCCGGCATCGGCGCGCCGGTCATGATCCGGTGGGCGGTGCCGGGTTGCAGGGTGAGTTCGTCGGTGCGCCCGGCGGGGATGTCCTCGGCGACGGGCAACGACACCGGATGATCCGCGGTGGCGGCGGCGACGTCCTCGGCGCGCACCGCGTAGCCGTCCATCGCGGAGTTGTCGAACACCGGCAGCGACAGTTGGGCGACCACATCGTCGGCCAGGACCAGCCCCTGCGCCTCGGCCAACGGCACCATGGCCGCCGGGCGGGCACGGATCAGCTCGGCGACGACGCGTTGGTGCTCTTCGACGGACCGCATCTGGATATTGTCCGCCTAGACCGGGAACGTGACGCCGGTGAGCTCCTCGGAGACGGCCCAGAGCCGTCGCTGCAGATCCTCGTCGTGGGACTGCGCACTGGAGTCGACCAGCTTCGGGTGGCCGCGCTGCTGGCCGATGCCGGCGGGGCCGTAGTACTGCCCGCCTTGGACGGCCGGGTCGGTGGCGGCCCGCAGCGTCGGCAGGGCGCCCATCGCCGCGCTCTGAGACAGCATTGGCCCGAACACATCGACAACCGGCTTGATGAACCACGGCAGGTTGCGGGTCAGCTCGGTGTTCGAGCTGCCGGGGTGGGCGGCCACGGCGATGGTGCCGTTGTCCTTGACCGGCCGGGCACTCAGCCGGCGCTGCAGTTCATAGGTGAACAGCAGGTTGGCCAGCTTGGATTGGGCGTAAGCGGCCATCCGGTTGTAGCTGCGCTCCCACTGCAGGTCGTCGAAATGGATCGCGGCGCGCAGTCGGTGGCCCATGCTGCTGACGGTCACCACCCGCGACCCGCGCACCGGCAGCAGGTGGTCGAGCAACAGGCCGGTCAGCGCGAAATGACCGAGATGGTTTGTGCCGAACTGCAATTCGAAGCCGTCCTTGGTGACCTGCTTCGGCGTCAGCATCACGCCGGCGTTGTTGATCAGCAGGTCGATGCGCGGGTAGGCAGAACGCAGCGCGTCGGCGGCGGCGCGCACCGAGTCCAGCGAGCTCAGGTCGAGGGCCTGCAGGGTGACGTCCGCGCCCGGGCTGGCGGCGACGATGCGCGACAGGGCGGCGTTGCCCTTCGCCAGATCGCGCACGGCCAGCACGACGTGCGCACCGCTGTAAGCCAGCACCGCCGCGGTCTGATAGCCGATTCCGGTGTTGGCCCCGGTGACGATGGCGACGCGGCCACTCTGATCCGGGACGTCGGCCTCTTTCCACTTGCGGGTCTCGGCGTTTGAATTCATGGGCCACAACGTACTCGCCGCGGGTTCCGATCCACATCGGCGGACGTAGAGTCGAGAACGTGATTACCGGGTTGGCCCACGCCGGGGTGTGCGTTCCGGACTGCGCGGCCGCAGTGGCGTTCTACCGCGACGTGTTGGGCCTCAGTGTGCTCTCGCCGCCATACGTGATGGCGGGTAACGCCATTCGCAACGACATGGGCGAGCTGGTGTCGGATCCCACCATGAAGGCGGCGATCGTCGGACTGCCGGGTGACGGCGATCGGGTCCTCGAAGTGATCGAGTACCTCAACGTCGACGGAGCCGCAGCCGACCGGGCGCTGACCGACCACGGTCTTTCGCACGTCGGGCTGATCTGCGCGGATCTCGACGCCACCCGCGCCGAACTCGAGGCCAAGGGAGTGCGTTTCCTGGTCAGCGGCATCGCGGACGTCGCGCGCGTGCGCACCAGTTGGTTCGTCGATCCGTGGGGCGTCGTCTTCATCCTGGTGGAGAAAAGCCGGCCCGAGCGACCGTACTTCGCGCAATGGGGGTGAGGCGCCTCAGGGTCGGCGTCATCGGCGCGGGCGCCGGCGGCATCGCGATGGGGATTCAGCTGGCCCAGGCCGGATACGACTTCACGATCTTCGACCGCGCCGACGGCTTCGGCGGGACCTGGCGCCACAACACATTTCCGGGTGCGGCCTGCGATGTCCCGTCGCATCTGTACTCGTACTCGTTCGCGCTCAACCCGCGGTGGAGCAAGACGTATGCGAACCAGCCCGAGATCTTGGCCTATCTCGAGAAGGTGGCCGCCGACCATGGGCTCGGCGCACATTTGCGGGCCAACACCGCGGTCAGCACGGTGCGGTGGTCGGACGAGGCGCGTCGCTGGACCCTGGTCACCGATGACGGCGACGAGCACGACTTCGACGTCGTGGTCAGCGCGGTCGGCATGCTCGACGTGCCGCACATCCCGGATATCCCTGGGGCGCAGCGGTTTCGGGGCCGGCAATTCCATTCGTCGCGTTGGGACCACAGCAGATCGACGGCGGGGGAGCGGGTGGCCTCCATCGGTACCGGCGCCAGCGCGATCCAGTACGTTCCCGCGATCGCCCCAAAAACCGCGCAGCTCACGGTCTTTCAGCGCACCCCGATCTGGATCGCGCCGCGATTCGACTTCCCCTTCACCCCTGAACAGCACGAGCTGTTCGAGCGCGATCCCGGTGCCGCGCAGAAGTTGCGCGACGAGGCCTTCGATGCCTACGAGTCGGCCAGCTTCGACGTCGACGACCAACAGACCCGCGATGCGACCGAACTGGCGCGCAGTTACCTGATGCGCAAGGTGGCCGACCCGGAGCTGAGGGCCAAGCTGACGCCGGACTATCCGGCCGGGTGCAAGCGGCCGCTGATGTCGCGGGAGTGGTATCCCACGTTTGCCTTGCCGCACGTCAAGCTGGAAACGACCGCCATCGCCGAGTTGACCGAGAAAGGAGTGCGCACCGTCGACGGCGTCGAACACCACTTCGACACCGTCATCTACGGCACCGGGTTCACCGCCGCCGACTATCTGTCCAGCATCGACGTGTACGGGACCGGCGGCCGTCGACTTCGCGACGACTGGGCCGACGGGGCGGAGGCGTACCTGGGCACGCTGGTCAGCGGGTATCCGAATTTCTTTATGCTCTACGGCCCCAACACGAATGGGGTCAATTCGATCATCTACATCCACGAGGCGCAGACGACCTTCATCCGCCACATCCTCGGCGTGATGGGCACCAGCGGAGCCCGCACCGTGGAGGTGACGGCCGAGGCGCAGCGGCGCTACAACGAAGAGATTCAGGCCGCGATGCAGGGCAAGGTCTGGCTCGCCTGCAAGAACTATTTTCGGCACCCCAGCGGCAAGGTGGTCACCCAATTGCCTTACAGCGGAAGACAATTCTTCGAACGCACCCGCAGCATGGTTGCCGGCGACTACACGCTTTCCTGAGCGAACTGGCTGCGCAGCCAGCCGATGACCATCGGCACCACCTCACCCGCTTTGCTCATCGCGACGTGCCCGGTGCCCTCGATGAGGTGCACCTCGGTATTCGGCCGGCCCTCGAACACCAGGGTGTCCGACTGCGGGACGAAGTAATCATCGCCGCCGTTGACGACCAGCATCGCCGAATTACGTTGCTGAGCAAGCAAACTCCGGCGGTTAAGGTCTTCTAACCCCGCGCTCAGCTCGGTAAGGGTGGGCGAATGATCCCAGTGCATCGCATTGCCGAGGATGTCGTGCATGCCGTAGGGCAGGTTGCGGACATTGTCCGATTCGAAGGCGCGATCGACCGGGCCGCCGAGTTCGACGGCGGCGTCGACGATGCCGGCCAGCCCCGACATCGCGGCGAAGTTTCCGCCGAACGAGGCGCCGAAGTGGCCGACCCTGCCGTCGCCGAGGGTCCGGGCGTAGTCGGCGAGCCCGCGGATCACCTCGTCGGCGTGCGCGTCGAGCGGGATCGCCGTCTCACCGGTGCCGGGGTGGTCGAAGGCCAGCGTGGTCATCCCGGTGCCCATGGTGAACCCGACCCACCACGGGTGGATGTCCATCTTCCAGGTGTCCACGCCGCCACTGGCGATCAACACCGGGCGGGCCGCGAAATCGCCGTTGGTGGAATACAGGTGCACGGCGACCTCGACCGAGCCGTCGCGGTACGGCACGGTGACGATGCGCCGCTCGAAGGCGACCGGAAAGTCCTTGGCCGCCAACTCGAATTGCTCCAACTGGCGTTCCATGGCCCGCTCACGCGCTGGGTCGGTCAGGCAGGGGAACTTTGCGCAACCGTAGACCAGGGAGGCCAGGTAGTGATCGCCGCGTTCGGCGTATTCCTCGGCGAGCTTTGACCATTCGTACACCCAGCCGCCCGGAGCGTCCGCCCACATATCGGTGGTGACGGCCCGTACCCGTTCTATGTCCGCGAGCGGGATACCGAACTTCTCGAATTGGCCGGTGCGGTCGGTAAACATGTCCGCGGTGGCGATCTCGTAGGTATACACGGTGTTCAGCTCCTAACCTTGGCGAAGTAGTCGACGACGGTCGTGGTGTCGTCCAGGGCGGCGACGGCCCCGATGTAGCCATCCGGGCGGATCACGACCCGCCCACCATTCTTGAGTCCGAATCGTTGTGCCACAAGCTGTTTCGGGTCAGCGATGACGGTGTCGTAGCCGGCGACCTGGGCGTCGTGCGCCGTCACGAGCACCTGGACTTCACCGTCGCCCGCAGCCGGGGCAGTGTGCCCGGGCGCGATGGTGAGCACTACGTGGCCGGTATTCTGCACCCCGCACACGGCGGCGAGCTGCTTCTGCACCTCAGCGTCGACAACATGCGGAACATGTTCGCCGGCAGCCACTTTGGCGTGTCGAGGGCTGCGGCCCACGGCTAGCGGGCTGGTGCGGTAGGCGACGTTGACCTCCTCGACGGTCTCGGCCATGAAGCGCCGAGCGGCTGGGACGTGCGACAGCAGCCGAATCACCAGGTCGCGGATCCGGCGCGGCACGCCGGACAGCGTGCCGCCCCGGGTGAGCCGATCGGTGAACGCAATGACGCTGTCGGCGACCGGGATTCGCTCGGCCTCATAGCTGTCGAGAAGTGTCTGGCCGGCTTGGCCGTCGATCACCATCGCCAGCTTCCAGGCCAAATTGAACGCATCCTGCATGCCGGTGTTCATGCCCTGACCGCCGGCCGGGCTGTGGATGTGCGCGGCATCGCCGGCCAAAAACACCCGACCCCAGCGGTAGGCCGGCACGCGTGCGTGCCGGACCTCGAAGCTGGTCAACCAGTGCGAGTGCACCACCCGAATGCCGCCGATCCGGTGGTCGAGGATCCGCTGCAGCTCCTCTTGGGTCGGCTGGGGCGCGTCGCGCCCAGCACCGGTCTCCGAGGCCAGAAACCGCATCCGTCCCTCGGCCATCGGCAGCACCACCACCGGGCCGTCCGGAGCGAAGAACGTGTGCATGCTGTCCATGTCCAGGCTGTGCTCGGCGTCGACGTCGGCGAGTAGGAAGCGTTCTCCGGCGAACGAGCCGGCGAGCTTGGCGCCGACCAGCTTTCGGACCGCGCTGTGCGCGCCGTCGGCCCCGATCACCCAGGGGGCGGTGACCAGCTCGGTCAACCCGTCCTCATGCCGCAGGGTGGCGTGTACGTCGTCGTCGTCCTGGGTCAGCGCGACCAGCTCGACACCACGTTCGACGGTGACGCCCAGCGACTGCAGGTGATCGCCCAGCACGCGCTCGGTCTCGGTCTGCGCCGTGGTCAACGTGAACGGGAATGCGCTGTCGACGCCACCGAGGGGGACGCGGAACAGCTTGCGGCGTCCCGCGTAGAGCTGCATCGCGATGGCCTTGATGCCGGTGCCGACCATCTCGTCGACGATGCCGATCCGGTCGAGCATGTCCAGGCTGCGGGCGTGCACCACGATCGCGCGGGACTGGTCGGTCGGTTGCGCGAGCTTGTCGATCAGCCGCACGCGGACACCGCGGCGGGCGAGTTCGGCGGCCGCGACCAGGCCGACCGGTCCCGCGCCGACAACCAGGACCTCGGGGTTTGGTGACGTGGACATGGCTGCTCTCCTCATTTTCACGCTTCGTTGAAACTCCGAACAAGTTTCACGGTACGTTGAAGAAAGTCTCAGCGCAAGAGGAAATTCACGCTAGAGTGAAACTCATGGTGAAGCGAGCGGTAACTCCTGGTCCGCGCGATGAACGCGGCGTGCTATCGGCGCGAATCGTTGCCGCCGCTCGTGCCGAATTTGCCGAGCACGGGTGGGCCGGAACCACGATCCGGGCCGTCGCGCGAACCGCCGACGTCGACCCCGCGCTGGTCTACCACTACTTCGGATCGAAGGAAGGGCTGCTGGACGCGGCGACCAACCCGCCGCAGAAATGGCTGGAGAACGTCGCCGAGATCTGGAAAACGCCCCTCGACAGGCTCGGCGCGGCGCTGATCACGTTGCTGTTGGCCAGCTGGGCCGACGACGAGATCGGGCCGACCCTGCGCGCCATCCTGCAGACCGCGGCGCAGGAGCCCTCCACCCGCGAAAAGCTGCGGCGCGTGGTGGAAGGAAGCCTGATGGGGGTGTCTGAATTGGGCAGCGACGAGCGGGACCGCTTGGTGCGCAGTGGTCTCGTCTCATCCCAGATGATGGGGTTCGCGCTGATGCGCTACGTCTGGAAAATCGAGCCCATCGCGTCCATGACCGATGCCGAGGCCGTCGCCGCGATCGCGCCCAACCTGCAGCGCTACGTCAGTGGGGACTTAAGCGCTCAGACCCAATAGTTGTCGTGGCGGACGAACCACTCGCGCCGCTCGTCGTCGGTCATGTCGGCCAGCGCGCCGAAACCCTCGAAGTAGGCCTCGCGGGGCGCCCCGGGGGCGAAAAGCATCAAGATTGACGCCGGCTCCTCGACCTCGTTGCGGAAACCGTGCACGCCGCCGGGCGGGACATAGAGGAAGTCGCCCTGATGGCCGTCGACCCAGTCGGTGCCGTCGTAGAGCCGCATCGTCCCGGACAGCACAAAGAACGCTTCGGACATGGCGCGGTGGAAGTGTGGCCCCGGCCCACCCCCGGCGGGAGCGATGTCGACCCGGTACAAGCCGTAATCGCCATCGGTTGCCTGCTGGTTCGCCAAATAGTGGTAGCTGACCCCGGCGGGGGATTGGTAGTCCGGGGGAGCATCGGCGCGCTTGAGCCAGGCGCTCACTTCGGGCTCGTCGGCGGTATAGCGGGCCGGTGGGTAGGGCGGCACGACGAGGGACACATCATCCAGCCTGCCAGTTAGCATCACGAAGGTGGAGCCCACCGAAGAGACGCGAGTGGCACGGCTGCTCGACGCCCAGGACAAGGCGGAGCAACTCTTCAGCGAAATCGAGCGGCGCGCCATGATCCGCCCAGGGGTCGGAGAAAAGCAGCTGTCCGACGAGATCCGCGACCTGGCCGCAGAGATGCTTGGTGTGACCCGACATTGGCATCGCCGGATCGTGCGGGCCGGCGAGAACACGCTGCACCCGTTCCAGGAGCATCCGCCCGACCGGCAGATCGCCGCCGACGACATCGTGTTCCTCGATCTGGGGCCGGTGTTCGAGGAATGGGAGGCCGACTTCGGCCGCACGTTCGTTCTCGGCGAAAACCCGCACAAGAAGGCCGTCCGCGACGCGCTGCCACGGGTGTGGCAGGCCGGCCGCGAGCATTTCGGCCGTCACCCCGACATCACCGGAGCCCAGTTGTTCGATCACGTCGTCGGTGTGGCCCACGCCGAGGGCCTCGAGTGGGGCAGCAAGATCGCCGGGCACCTGGTCGGGGAGTTCCCGCACAAGAAGATCGCCGGCGCTGGTGTCCAGTGGTACATCATGCCCGGATCGGACAAGCCGATGCGGCGAAGGGACCCCGCCGGCCGTCTGTGCCACTGGATCCTGGAGGTCCACCTGGTGGATCGTGTCCGCGGGTTCGGCGGTTTCTACGAACAGCTGCTCGACCTGCCGTGATTTCTTGCACTCGACATAGGCGAGTGCTAAGAATGACGTTGGCACTCGCGACCGGCGAGTGCTAGGTCGGGACGGTGAGGCCAGGGCCGCGCAAGCGGAAGACACCCACAGCCGTCCGTCGCGGGCACTGCACCCGGCCAGAACGTGTCATCCCCAATCCGGAGGAATCACTTCGCAATGGCCAAGCAAATTGCGTACGACGAAGAGGCCCGCCGCGGCCTCGAGCGGGGCCTGAACAGCCTCGCCGACGCGGTACGGGTGACGTTGGGTCCCAAGGGCCGCAACGTCGTCCTGGAGAAGAAGTGGGGTGCCCCCACGATCACCAACGATGGCGTGTCCATCGCCAAGGAGATCGAGCTGGAGGACCCGTACGAGAAGATCGGCGCCGAGCTGGTCAAGGAGGTCGCCAAGAAGACCGACGACGTCGCCGGTGACGGCACGACGACGGCTACGGTGCTGGCCCAGGCGCTCGTCAAGGAGGGCCTGCGCAACGTCGCGGCCGGCGCCAACCCGCTGGGCCTCAAGCGCGGCATCGAGAAGGCCGTCGAGAAGGTCACCGAGACCCTGCTCAAGTCGGCCAAGGACGTGGAGACCAAGGAGCAGATCGCTGCCACCGCGGCCATCTCCGCGGGCGACCAGTCGATCGGCGACTTGATCGCCGAGGCGATGGACAAGGTCGGCAACGAGGGTGTCATCACCGTCGAGGAGTCGAACACCTTCGGCCTGCAGCTCGAGCTCACCGAGGGCATGCGGTTCGACAAGGGCTACATCTCGGGCTACTTCGTCACCGACGCCGAGCGTCAGGAAGCCGTCCTGGAGGACCCCTACATCCTGCTGGTCAGCTCCAAGGTGTCGACGGTCAAGGACCTGCTGCCGCTGCTGGAGAAGGTCATCCAGGCCGGCAAGCCGCTGCTGATCATCGCCGAGGACGTCGAGGGTGAGGCTTTGAGCACCCTGGTCGTCAACAAGATCCGCGGCACCTTCAAGTCGGTGGCCGTCAAGGCCCCCGGCTTCGGTGACCGACGCAAGGCGATGCTGCAGGACATGGCCATCCTCACCGGTGGTCAGGTCATCAGCGAAGAGGTCGGCCTGACCCTGGAGAACGCCGACGTCTCGCTGCTGGGCAAAGCCCGCAAGGTCGTCATCACCAAGGACGAGACCACCATCGTCGAGGGCGCCGGTGACCCGGACGCCATCGCCGGGCGGGTGTCCCAGATCCGCGCCGAGATCGAGAACAGCGACTCCGACTACGACCGCGAGAAGCTGCAGGAGCGCCTGGCCAAGCTGGCCGGCGGTGTTGCGGTGATCAAGGCCGGGGCTGCCACCGAGGTGGAGCTCAAGGAGCGCAAGCACCGCATCGAGGACGCGGTCCGCAACGCCAAGGCCGCCGTGGAGGAGGGCATCGTCGCCGGTGGCGGCGTGGCCCTGCTGCAGTCGGCCCCGGCCCTCGAGGAGCTCAAGCTCACGGGCGACGAGGCCACCGGCGCGAACATCGTCCGCGTGGCGCTCGAGGCCCCGCTGAAGCAGATCGCCTTCAACTCCGGGCTGGAGCCCGGCGTTGTCGCCGAGAAGGTCCGCAACTCGAAGGCCGGCACCGGCCTGAACGCGGCCAGCGGCGAGTACGAGGACCTGCTGAAGGCTGGCGTTGCCGACCCGGTCAAGGTGACCCGTTCGGCGCTGCAGAACGCGGCGTCCATCGCGGGCCTGTTCCTGACGACCGAGGCCGTTGTCGCCGACAAGCCGGAGAAGGCGGCCGCCCCGGTGGGCGACCCGACCGGCGGCATGGGCGGTATGGACTTCTGAGTTCACGGTCCTAACGAAAAAGCCCGGTTCCCTGTTGGGAGCCGGGCTTTTTCATGTGTTCACGCCTCGAGCCGCAGGCAGTCGTCCTTGCATCCGGGTTTGGTGACCGCGCCCGGGGCCGCCCGACGGTGCAAGACAGCGCGGTCGGGCACGACCTGCACGGCGGTGTCGGTCGGCTCGCCGCGACCGTCGACGATCAGCGTGTAGCCGCTACGCTCGCGCGGCGGCCAGACGAGCATGACGCCGTCGTGCTGCGCCAGGTTGCGCCGCGTGCTGTCGCCGACGGTGCCGACGTCGATGACACCGTCGCTGAGCACCGGCTCGACGGCGACCGCATGGGCGCGATGGCCGTCGTCGACCGTGACGAGGTAGGCGAACGTGAAGTCGGCCAGCGCTTCGGCCAGTTGGTCGAGGTCCACTTTCACGCTCATGACGCGAGGATACGGCGGCGCGCGTGCTACTGGCCCCCTCGCCGAGCGTGAAAGCCGGGCTGGGCGGGGGCAGCGCGCGAGTTGAGCGCGTTCGGTGTGAACTCAGGGCTTTGGGTGTGAGCGTAGGGCGGTAGATTCGCGATTTTTCCGCCCAGGCTTCACACTCAACGCCCACGATTCACACTCAACGGCGCCGGGTGGCTGGGCGCGCGTTCAGTGTGAACACAGGGCTTTGGGTGTGAGCGTAGGGCGGCGAAATCCGCGATTTTTCCGCCCAGGCTTCACACTCAACGCCCACGATTCACCCTCAACGGCGCCGGGTGGCTGGGTGAACTCAGGGCTTTGGGTGTGAGCCCTGATTGGGGCGACGGGTAGCTTTTACGCGTGGCCCTTCCGACTCCTTCACCGTCCAGCACCGCCGTCGTCACGGGCGCATCGTCGGGCATCGGCTCCGACATCGCCCGCGAATTGGCCGACCGCGGCCACGGCGTCACGCTCGTCGCCCGCCGCGAAGACCGGCTACGCGAGCTGGCCGAGGAACTCGCCCGCAGTGGCACCCGTGTCGAGGTAATCGCCTGCGACATCACGGATTCCGCCGCCCGCGCCGCAATATTCGACGAGGTCGACCGGCGCGGGTTGACCGCTGACATCCTGGTCAACAACGCCGGCATCGGCACCATCGGCTCGGTGACCAAGACGCCCGTCGACGACGAGATCGCTCAGGTGCGGGTGAACGTGGAGGCCGTCATCGACCTGACCACCCGCGCGGTCCAACAGATGGTGCCGCGCGGGCGCGGCGCGATCCTCAACGTCGGATCCACCGCGGGCTACCACCCCTTCCCGGGGCAGGTCGGCTACGCCGCCACCAAAGCATTCGTCAAGACCTACACCGAAGGGCTGCGCGGCGAACTCGCCGGCACCGGCGTCACCGTCGCGTTGCTGAACCCGGGCCCGGTGCGCACCGAGTTCCTCAAGAGCGCGGGCATGGACGAACGGGAGTTCGCCGACGCGTTCCCGAAGTTCCTGTGGATGCCGTCGCGGCAGGTGGCGCGCGCCGGCGTCGATGCGCTCGAGCACGACCGCGGCAACGTGATCCCCGGGCTGCCGAGTCAGATCAGTACCCGGCTATTTCAGTTCATGCCGCGACGGCTGCTGCTGCCGCTGCTGAAGAACCAGCATCCGGGCCTTCGAAGGGACGCGTCAGCGAGGTAGCGGCCAGGGCCGCATCCAGCCCTCCACCGGCAGCGCCAGCGCATTGCACAGCGTGCAGATCGTGC is from Mycobacterium conspicuum and encodes:
- a CDS encoding phosphatidylserine decarboxylase, producing the protein MARRPRTGGPQHMLELVRSTIPPIHPAGRPFIAAGLGVALLGRDYRWVRRTGLLAAGACAGFFRHPPRVPPSRPGAVVAPADGIVCVIDSAAPPAELGMGDTPLPRVSIFLSLLDAHVQRAPVSGEVIDKQYRPGRFGSADLPEASTENERASLRIRTPSGEDVVVVQIAGLLARRIVCDAHVGDKLSIGDTYGLIRFGSRLDTYLPPGTESAVKLGQRAIAGETMLAELP
- the moeA gene encoding molybdopterin molybdotransferase MoeA, translated to MRSVEEHQRVVAELIRARPAAMVPLAEAQGLVLADDVVAQLSLPVFDNSAMDGYAVRAEDVAAATADHPVSLPVAEDIPAGRTDELTLQPGTAHRIMTGAPMPAGATAVVPVEATDGGVESVAIREAPASGKHIRLAGEDVAAGTTVLRKGQIVTPATLGLAAALGMAELPVLPRQRVLVISTGSELVSAGDPLRPGQIYESNSVMLAGAVRDAGAAVIATATAGDDVEQFSSILDRYAADADLIITSGGVSAGAYEVVKDAFGRAGEQGVEFVKVAMQPGMPQGIGRLQINGAATTIVTLPGNPVSALVSFEVFIRPALRTAMGLPDPHRPRRPAVLAESLTSPRGKRQFRRAILDADTGSVTSYGPPASHHLRWLASANGLLDIPEDVVEVSAGTQLDVWDLT
- a CDS encoding SDR family NAD(P)-dependent oxidoreductase, producing MNSNAETRKWKEADVPDQSGRVAIVTGANTGIGYQTAAVLAYSGAHVVLAVRDLAKGNAALSRIVAASPGADVTLQALDLSSLDSVRAAADALRSAYPRIDLLINNAGVMLTPKQVTKDGFELQFGTNHLGHFALTGLLLDHLLPVRGSRVVTVSSMGHRLRAAIHFDDLQWERSYNRMAAYAQSKLANLLFTYELQRRLSARPVKDNGTIAVAAHPGSSNTELTRNLPWFIKPVVDVFGPMLSQSAAMGALPTLRAATDPAVQGGQYYGPAGIGQQRGHPKLVDSSAQSHDEDLQRRLWAVSEELTGVTFPV
- a CDS encoding VOC family protein gives rise to the protein MITGLAHAGVCVPDCAAAVAFYRDVLGLSVLSPPYVMAGNAIRNDMGELVSDPTMKAAIVGLPGDGDRVLEVIEYLNVDGAAADRALTDHGLSHVGLICADLDATRAELEAKGVRFLVSGIADVARVRTSWFVDPWGVVFILVEKSRPERPYFAQWG
- a CDS encoding flavin-containing monooxygenase, encoding MGVRRLRVGVIGAGAGGIAMGIQLAQAGYDFTIFDRADGFGGTWRHNTFPGAACDVPSHLYSYSFALNPRWSKTYANQPEILAYLEKVAADHGLGAHLRANTAVSTVRWSDEARRWTLVTDDGDEHDFDVVVSAVGMLDVPHIPDIPGAQRFRGRQFHSSRWDHSRSTAGERVASIGTGASAIQYVPAIAPKTAQLTVFQRTPIWIAPRFDFPFTPEQHELFERDPGAAQKLRDEAFDAYESASFDVDDQQTRDATELARSYLMRKVADPELRAKLTPDYPAGCKRPLMSREWYPTFALPHVKLETTAIAELTEKGVRTVDGVEHHFDTVIYGTGFTAADYLSSIDVYGTGGRRLRDDWADGAEAYLGTLVSGYPNFFMLYGPNTNGVNSIIYIHEAQTTFIRHILGVMGTSGARTVEVTAEAQRRYNEEIQAAMQGKVWLACKNYFRHPSGKVVTQLPYSGRQFFERTRSMVAGDYTLS
- a CDS encoding alpha/beta hydrolase, with product MYTYEIATADMFTDRTGQFEKFGIPLADIERVRAVTTDMWADAPGGWVYEWSKLAEEYAERGDHYLASLVYGCAKFPCLTDPARERAMERQLEQFELAAKDFPVAFERRIVTVPYRDGSVEVAVHLYSTNGDFAARPVLIASGGVDTWKMDIHPWWVGFTMGTGMTTLAFDHPGTGETAIPLDAHADEVIRGLADYARTLGDGRVGHFGASFGGNFAAMSGLAGIVDAAVELGGPVDRAFESDNVRNLPYGMHDILGNAMHWDHSPTLTELSAGLEDLNRRSLLAQQRNSAMLVVNGGDDYFVPQSDTLVFEGRPNTEVHLIEGTGHVAMSKAGEVVPMVIGWLRSQFAQESV
- a CDS encoding FAD-dependent monooxygenase, which translates into the protein MSTSPNPEVLVVGAGPVGLVAAAELARRGVRVRLIDKLAQPTDQSRAIVVHARSLDMLDRIGIVDEMVGTGIKAIAMQLYAGRRKLFRVPLGGVDSAFPFTLTTAQTETERVLGDHLQSLGVTVERGVELVALTQDDDDVHATLRHEDGLTELVTAPWVIGADGAHSAVRKLVGAKLAGSFAGERFLLADVDAEHSLDMDSMHTFFAPDGPVVVLPMAEGRMRFLASETGAGRDAPQPTQEELQRILDHRIGGIRVVHSHWLTSFEVRHARVPAYRWGRVFLAGDAAHIHSPAGGQGMNTGMQDAFNLAWKLAMVIDGQAGQTLLDSYEAERIPVADSVIAFTDRLTRGGTLSGVPRRIRDLVIRLLSHVPAARRFMAETVEEVNVAYRTSPLAVGRSPRHAKVAAGEHVPHVVDAEVQKQLAAVCGVQNTGHVVLTIAPGHTAPAAGDGEVQVLVTAHDAQVAGYDTVIADPKQLVAQRFGLKNGGRVVIRPDGYIGAVAALDDTTTVVDYFAKVRS